The nucleotide sequence TGGAAAGAGACCAGCTGATGGCAGTTTGTATAATCAAAACAGACCTAACAATCTTCAAGTTGATGGGATTTATATCCAAAAGCGAGCTTTTGGGACCCACAGTCACGTAACCACTATTACAAATGaattttgccatttatttttagAACTCAGCCCAATTCAATAAATAGGGttatgtttttcttcataaatttgAGGATAAACTTGAATGTCCATTTTCCTTAGCTTGTTCTGAAAATAAGCCCAAGTTGTAGTAATAACCAGATACGTGGCTAACTGAACcaatgtttgttttcattttcccactGTTGTTTGGTTTAGTTTGGTTTGGCTTTGTGGTAAACCAAAGGCTTTCATCAAATACCTGTATACGATCCGTGTAGTTGTCCAGGAGAAGAACACCTGAACTTGTAACTTTCTTTGTTTCTACCATTGTCTTCAGGTCTGCCAGCAGGCTCATATGTTTGGACATATCAGTTGCTAACACCTAgggtaaaaggaaaatgaaactcTCAGGAGACTTATCGGAGAGAACGGTGTTTCTCCTCCTGGGAAGGGAAAGGTAAGTGAAGGATGTAGAAAGGAAGTCTTACCATGTCGATAACCATTTTCCTAAGCGTCTGGCGCTGCTTCTTGGTGAGATTCTGGAAGATGTCACAGTGCTCTTCCTGCAGCAGTTTGAAACCCACAGCAAGGTGATGGTTTTCCAGCACAGATTCATCGTTATACATCAAAGCGAGTTCTGAATCTAATAAACAAGGGAAAATGATGACTTCATAAGAAAGGGATACAATTCTAACGCTGGCATGACTTCAGTGTGAAATCAGATCCAGTTCTCTCCAAATGATGTCAGGAACCAAGACCCACATGTCATTTCTCATCAGAGAAAGTTTCCCTTTTCAAGGGGAAGTAGTCCTTTCCCAAGCCAAACATGCTTGTCGTAGATATTGGTGCATAAGCTTTGTCTTTGACTAAAATTCATggtattttaaaatcctttttctccttcttcatttCAGATAAAGAATTTAACATTAGGTAAGTGCACTTCAGAGCAACTAAACCCTATTTTTATCTCAGTTTGTAATTTCCTTTATGTCTTTACACATTTTGTGCTTTAGAAAGGAATAAACTAAAAATGCCACTAACCTTTATTATATGTATTGGGATTTTCAAACCACTTCACTTTTTTATAGATTCCCCAGTCCTGTCCCTTGTGACTTTTTGATTTTTCAAAGATGATAATAGTGTCAGtatgaaatttttgttttggcTAAATAATTTAGCTCTTTGGAGTTTTCTACAAATATGGTgacaaaacaataattttttagaaTAATCTTGACATCAGAGTTTCTGTCCTCTGGCCCTATATGTCAGAAATAGCAACGTCTGGAAACCTAAACGACAACTTCCAGCCTGCCATTCACACAGAAGAAACACAGACATCTTTTGTTAGGCAGAGCCGTGGTCTGCACTGGACAATATGGTCAACAAATTCCGGAGGgaacatttttctcttaaaaaagaataatagccAAGTGATGGTGACAGGTTACTCATTGCAGATGTTGTCACTCATATACCATTGCTTTAACTGTGTTCTTCGTGTTACATCCTCAAAATACATGGTAGGATATATGAAGACATTTCAGCACTCCTGCCCTCACCCTGTGATCAATCCAGATCTGCAAACTGGCTTTCTGTGTTCTAGTGTTGTCGGTGGCTGCGGCAGAAAGACCATTTTTTCTGTGTGAAGCTAACTGGCCGCTATGTGGATCGATTTGTGACATACACTATGCCCACTGATACAATCCAATAGCCACGTAGTTGCCCAAAGTTTATACTCTTTCGGTAGAAGAACAAGATTAAAAATGAATCTACCCCATATCTAGATCATGCAGATATTCTGACGATTAAGAAGGATAGGGACTCTTTTATAGTAAGGAGCTCAACCATTTCTATAAAACCATAAGCACTTGATATTAATGATGACCACAACTGGATAGCCAATATTCTCAGAAGAAAAAAGTACTGAGATTTTTAGCATTTAGAAATAGTGCACTAACTGGGAAATTCGCGGATTTTCATTAGCATGGATACTAAACATTTTCAGCATGACAAAATCGCTGAGTATAAGCTTGGGATCCTAAGGCTGGACCAGCACCCAATGTCACTGGGGTCATCTTCCCTAGTATAGACCAAGCATTCCAGCGCTTTCTTTGGAATCTTTCTTCTCTCTAGAGGTTCCATGCTCATTTGGGCCTGTTTCCTTAGTAGAGAGGGACACCAGCGGGTCAGCATGTTCTGTGTGAGAGTCCTGCATAACACTGAAACTCATTATCGTGTTACCCCCAAGCCTTTCCTTGTCCTTACTGGATAATTCCACATCTGTTACTCTTTCCTCATGTATTGTATTTTCCAACTGTTGAGTATTTTTTATGGTTCCCCTCTGACCCTTTCCAGTTCTCTATGCTGCTAGCTCAAAAATAATGTTGCCAGACTGGACACATTATCCAGGAAAGGCCTGACCAGCCTGAGTGGAATGGAAGGATTACCTCATTATTACCCTTATTATCATCCATAATGAAAACACCAGGGGGGGAAAAAGTGAAGCAATGAATCATACAATTATCTAGTAGTGAACTCACTCGTGTTGATGAGAAACTGGTTGGAGACTCCAGGGTGATCAACGTCATGGATAGCAGCTGCAAAAATGGCGGCCAGAATTTCCAAATCGGTGAAGACAGCCTGTCGAGCAAAACCAGCACAATTAACTCCATGTCCCATTGGCCTACCCCATGTATTCAGCTTCACAGTAAAGTATCCCATTTCATTCTTATTGGGAGAAGGACTATTTGCTGATGTACATTATGTTTCAATGCACTAACTGAATGGAGATTCTATCCATCATCATAAGGTCTAACATGAAAGGGATGATGGCGGAAGCTCATGCCCACATCAAACTTATGGGAAGGCATTAGCACCGTGCTCATGATGAGTGACCAGGTGGAGCCTGATGTTTGTTTCTTGGGTAAGTGGTGTGGCAGAATGGTGCTTATGTAACACAAGCACATACAAGTCAAAAAAGCAAGTCAGACTGGCTCTTCTCTGAGATATAACAACTTTCATGTTTCTAGGCTGTATAACTTAGAGAAGAAAGGCTAAATTCCAAACTCGTAAGACTGgcaataaattattttccaaatcttTTAGCTTCAGAAATAATTTATTATGTAGGGTGGAAAGAAgctttcatgtattcattcattcactcattcatccactCCTCTAATTCCAACCCACTAAATATTTACCATGGGCAAGATCTTAGAACATCCCTAAGAAGTGGAACTTGTGTCCCATTGCTCCAACTCTCTCACGCCATGTTGTGAAGTTCTTCTGCCCCCACTTGTCCACCAACACTTAAACCTAGTATTTGTGTAGGTATATATTCCTTCTGGCTAAaaggtctttctctgactttaatGTCTTTCTTCATCCTCTGTGATTACTTAAATCTTCTGATCCTTCAAATGCCAGGTTAGTGTCCACCTCTCCCGTGAAGGGTAACTGCTCAAGGACACATTAAGCTCTCCCTTCTCTAAACACGTGTGGCCCCCGGTGGTCAATTTCTGGCTCCACGATAGGTATCCTATCAGTAACAGCAGGTAGTTGATGAACAGTGTTGGCCCACTCTATAATCCTTATACAGAACATACAAATAACACTGTTTCTCTCCTTCAGGGGATAAAACAGCCTCAGCTCCATCTCGCTTTCCCATCTTCTTGGATTTCTTTTCTCAGGAAATATGGAACCCAGACAACAGTGCTGTGGCCAGTTTAATCTTTCTTCACCTTCCCAATCTGTTGGGGCTGGATAGGGGTTGGCAAGTCCCCTTCTGAAGTGAGCGTATACATTCTGGAAGGACCTGACTCCTGCTGCTGTATGTCAAAGATATGGCTACTAATATTGGTGCATGGAAATGCATTAATCTACTCAGGAAGGAGTCACAGCCACCCTCCAGCAAGATGTCTAGCAAAATGGAACATGGTTTCCCTCTGCTTCAGCATTATTAATTCTAGATATTCAGTTACTTTTTCAACCCACAGAATCAGTTTTATGAATTCTTAGGAGAATAAGTCTATGGATGTTTATTCTCAATAGGAACCATACAGGATATCTTATATTTCTGTGCTATGCAACACAGTGTTTGGGGTGGTGTAGGCAATTCAGATCAGTATGTGCACACTGAAAATAAACTACATACTAGATGCTGAACTGGAGacacaatgaaaaataaagcaccctgggggcacctgggtggctttatttggttaagtgtctgactgttgatttccactcagatcatgatctcaggatcctgagactgagccctgggtcaggctccgcactcagcgggcagtctgcttgagattctctctctccctcccccactgtcccttcccctcttgtgcacacacacactctctctctctctcaaataaataaatcttaaaaaaaaaagcaccctgTTAACTGCTTGATAATGAAACAATTTCGAATGTAAGAGACATACAGAGAGAGTTGCTCTGATATTCAAAAGCAGCCTAAGTAGaatgtcattcatttttattagcAACCCAATGGATGGATGCCACGCATCATAAAGAACCAGTTCAAACACGTGCCATTACTTCTGTAAATACGGTACATGTGGTACATAGCACTTTTTAGAAGAGGATGGGCAGGTATGCAAAACAGATCATAACTACTCACATCTAATGCTGGTGTAGAAAGGAGAACATGGGTTGACTGGGCTACATCAGCAGCGTGTAGGCTGTTATGATATGCCACATCAGAATGGTAATGGTCTTCTAAAGTCATCATGTAGGTTACAAATGTATCAGATGAGATTTTGAATGTCTTGAGGAGGTCTCTTTCCTATgcaataaaatggattaaaaaataaataagtggatgtccaaaaatgaggaaaaagtcaaatcaggaaaaaactgggatgggaaaaaaaacaatcatAAAGAGCCATCAAATTCAATAGGCAGTCTCTTTCCTCTTTACTCACCTGGAATATGGCATACATGATGCAggtgaggggcctgttgtggGAATAGCCAGCCACATTGAAGATGTTAAGGCCCCATTTGTTCAGGTCTTCCAGCTCCTGTAATCAAAATCAGAGGAACTTAGGAACAAGGCCAGTTTTGTTAGCatgcctcattatttttattgagtttttggACAATGGTTAGCTAAGTCATTGGAGTGTCTATATAGTCATTGGAGTGTTCTAGTTgcatgaaaatttgaaaatggaGTGGCCTAGGAGGTTGGAGGTCCTCTTCATTTTAGTTGTAAGTTTCTGTATATTTTGTCAgaagagggagagtgtgtgtcTAATACATAGATTTAGTTGCTGACCTTTTTATGCTACACATCAGTCCTCAACCAAGTTGTTTTCCAAGATAGCTCAAGTGGCTGGGGGTCTCTCCAGCTTCATTTCCCTGACTCTCCCCTTCCCTGATCACTGGCCCACTAGTAACAGCTAGAAAACCATCCTGGGGGAACTCCTTTGCCCTATGGTTATGATCACAAAGGGCCAGATTGGGAAAACTCAGTTGCTAGAATGTGTGGAAGTCAACCCTAATTTAATGTAAAAGGTCATGAAGAATGCCAGCCGTGGATTATTCTATCTTAGAGCTCTTGGGTCACAGATAGACCTGGGAGAAACATTATCCAGTCCTGTGTTCTAGGATTATTCCAAGATTATCTGATTAAAGGAATAATTTATTCCATTCTGAATTCTTGCCTGGAACAAGGGATCTAGGCTCTCTCCAGAGGCCTGCCTCTTGCTCTAATGGCATCTCTCAGAAATCCTCACTGAATGTCCAGAGTTTGCTCACAGCGAGCTCATTTCCTATTGACACAAGGCTGTGAGGACATCAGTGGTCACCTTAGGCAGCCCCATAGGGGACGTGTGAATTTTTCTGTGCCTCCCTCCACTGGTGGGGTTTGGGCCGTGAGTCAGTGCATCaacctctcttctttcttctctagcTCTGCCAGTCAGTGCAGATTTTCCAACTAGTCCTTGGCATCTAGTCTCAGATCTGTTTTCTATGACAATTCATTCCTGTCTCCTGGCTGCCCTGCAGCTTCTCCCAGTGGGCCTTCGGTAGGATTCTCATTCATAAGGAACTCCCATTTACAAATCCAACTCCGAATAAGAAAATACAGGTCTTTTGTTGTAGGAAAAGGGTCTCGAATTTGGTGCCCAGCAATGGACAAAGGGGCTACACCAGCCCCTCTCACTATATATTTAACCATAAAGCTACAGTGATCGCTGCTATTTTCTAGCAGATAGTTTCGGGCAGCCGCCTGCCATAGAGCAGAGAGCTGCGTGCATACGCCTCCGGCTCAGACATACCTTGGCCAGATGATCTTCATTTTCCGTGTTGACGCCAAAGCGTGAGATGCTTGTATTGTTCAAGCTTGAACTATGCATCAGTTTTTTCACGCCGCTTATCTGTGTCATGAGctgttgctttttcttcttctctcggTCTTTCTGGGTGGGAGATGGAATCTCCACATCATTCTGCTTGTCTGAAACAAGGAGAAACATTTTTCAGCCCCCGCGTGCCAATGAGAACCCACTGCAGTGTCCAAAACAACATCTAATGTCCTGTAATGGATTTTACATCTTATAAAGGACTGTCTTACATTGTCTCACTTGACCTCCAGGACGATCCCGTGAGGTTGAGGGGAGAAATAGGACAATTTTATTTGCTTCACTTTACTGCTAAACAAGCTGAGGCCCAAAGGAGTGAAATAAGTTGTCCAAGCAGGACAGGTAGGACTCAAACCTCCACCTTCTATCTGTTGTGTAATTTAGAATTATGCTTCTGTATTTTCCAGGTAGGGCAATAATTtgtatatgttgattttttttacttgaataaCTTATATATCTGTGTAATGGAAAAGGTTCATGCAGCCAGGCCCAGGTTAATAAAAACAGGCtttatgttctgtttttttttaaaatcttcttttttatatttgtatttttttaattaaaaaaaatcccaacaactTTAACTTTAACTGGTTATAAGTTGTCATTCAGTTTAGATGAGCAGTCTGTAAATTAGAGAAAAGTGGTTTATAATCTTCAAATAATGACTTTAAGCCTTGGCTGATTACCACCATTTGAGGTTCAGAGGAAAAGTGTATCAGTTTTACttcatgctttgtttttattcattctactaattaataataaacagtGCCTCTCCCTTGTCACAGACATTAAATTTATTAAACTATTTATGCTTATTAAATGTGTATGCTTATGtcatttcatcatttaaaaaattctgctacagggatgcctgggtgcttcagtcgattaagcggctgcctttggctcaggtcatgatcccagggttctgggatcgagccccacatcgggctccctgctcggcgccTCTcgtctgcctgccgctctgcctacttgtgctctctctctctgacaaataaacaaaatttttaaagaaaaaaaaaaacccctctgcTACAACAAGGTAACGGCAGAGCTACGATTAGCAATGAAAGCATCTATCTTCTCATACAAGCTCTTCCTTCTGTATCAGGCTATTAAAAGTATCAGCAGCCAAATATCCCATTTCATTTCACAGGGGCCTTTATCCTGAGTCCCTCTGAAAAGTGCATTAACTCTTTCCAGCCACAGGGATGCCTGTGAGTTCTCGGAGGCAATCACTTACTAAACTGCTTTAACAGCTACGTCACTGAACTAAATCACACCCTGTGGCTGAAAGAGTTAATGCAGTTCTCAGAAGTTCCTAAGTATATCTCTGCTGGTTAGAGTAAAAATTAGGACAAAGACGACTTCTCCATTAGAAAATGACATGTTTCCAGATGGCATGCTGGGACCTAGACTCTTTGCTTTCCACTCTTGCAAGATGATGGCGCAGGTCTCATGTTCTCCCCCAGAGACATGCGTCTGCTCCTAGGACCCTGTGGACAATGCATCAAAGCCAAGCAAACAAAGGGAGACTGGAGCAGGGCCCTGGACACCTCAGCACCTGGAGCAAGGCTAGTCTCTATCCCTAGCATCCCTGTGTTCTCTGTAGGCACCCACAAGCTTCGAGCCTCATCCGTCTATGACTTTTGCCTAGGGAGGAATCTTAGTGGTCATTTTAATTGGTTTAGGGGCTTCCATCCTGCTTCAGCATCAGAAGCACCCAGGAAACTTTAGAAAAACACAGATTGATGAgtgcgcccccccacccccaccccaagtcctACTGAATCAGTACGTTTCGGAAAGCTTCCTAAATGACTCTGATGATCAGAGCCAGGTTTGGGAACCAGTAATAATCCCACACTCTCACTTTTCGGATGAAGTCAGCCATTTGTCCAAGCTCAAAGGGcaatttattcaacagatatttattttgcAATTACTCAGCTCTAGACACAGTGACTTAATAGCAGAGAAACCAAGCCTTGAGGTTCctgttaaaaatttctttctggtCTCACAATCTCTGGCAAAAAACACTATATATTATATTGTTTCTGACATTACTTTTCCCTCTGTCGCTTCACTCATAATAATTGTAATTTTCTGCTAAAACAAAAGGTCACAGTAGCCCTTGTCTTTCCCGACCCTGTTCTTTACCATTCTTCACATCTGGTTATCTAAGAGGCTGTCAGATTCCCCTAGGCCACTGTAGATAGAGAAACCTCTAGTGGGCCTACCAGCTTTCCTCTGTGTTAACTAACGGTCCTTTGCAACACCAGTAACTGAGCTGAACCACTACCGTAACATTACAGTAAAGAAGAAAGCCATTATTCACAGGCAGCACCAATTTGACGTTAATGGGTGTTTCCCTATACAGGCAGGCGCTGGAACCACTGATGGGCTTCCCTATTCTGAATTTCCTCTGTTAAAAGCATAGCCAGTGCATTGCGGAAATAACCTGAAACACAGACTCAGAGAATCACCATGAACACTTAGCGAATTGACATTCCCAGAATGGTTAGAATACAGTGGGGAAACAGTGAGCTGGCataaagcaagcaaacaaacaaacaaacaaaaaacaaatgcaaaatatgGTCATGTCAAAACTCTGTTAATGGCCTGATTTGAAGTGTTTTTCTTACTAGAGCTCAGTGCTTAATCCtgaaaaatttctaaattcttttcctCGAATCTTTGAAATTCTGTGTTTTAGCTTTTGAGATGTAGTCGGGGATTTGCAAGAATGAGTCTTCTCTGTTTGTGAAAATACTTACTAAATTATAATACCGTATCTAAAAATCTTGCTTGGCCTGTGCTCCCTGCCTGCAGATCCTGCTTTACTTCCTCCTGGGCCAGCAACCTGGAGCTTATTATCATGTAAGAGCATCAGTAAGTACCTACTTTGGTAAATGGACTCCTGCCTGCCTTTCAACTTGTCCATCTAGACACCATCCTCTTAGATGGAAACAGCACAAGTTTCCCAGATCTTTGGAGTAAGGGATTCCCTCCTTCCCAGATGACACATTTTAACATTCAATGACTCTTAGTGCAAAAATGctctttaattttaacttaaagcactgaaattttcccattttttgctCACTGAGATGGCTGCCATGCTCTgacaaaatttttttatattactgGGAAAGGttaaacacatattttatgtttaGGTTCAACAATCATGGTTCCTAAAGATATCGCTCCAGAAGAATATAACTATTACTTAAATGCCCTTTAATGTGATTTTCTTCTATCTGGTCTGAGTTCCTAACAACCTTCTTTCCTAATTAAGGAAGTGACAGGGTGTTTAGGTCTGGGAATCCAGAGAGCAAAGCCTTACTTCTGGCTCAGGGACATGGTAGTTAAGTAATCTTGATTAGGTTACTTTGCCCTTCTGGGCCTGTTTTCTCTCCCATATGATGAGGAAATTGGACTACAAGGCCATTAAGGTCCCTTGCAGATTGGATAGTTTATAAAGAAGGCTTCATTCATGCTTCTCCAGGACTATTCCTCCAGGAATATTCATCCCACAAGATAGGATTAAGAGTTCCATGTCCTATATTTGTAGTTTGGAAGcaaggttggttggttggttggtttgcttTTCAGGATTATCCAACTGCAACCCTACAGTCTGTTACAGGGAATTCGGACCACCAGGTGTATTTTAGCAAAACTGATCAACTCAGTCATATCAGAGTCAGAGAATATTGGAGCTGGAAGGGATCCGAGACGCCACAGATCCCAACTGcctcattgtacagatgaggcaactgaTGTATTTTTTGTTGAATATGAAGGATTATTTTTCCTCCCTACATTTcccaagaatatttaaaattttattctgtcTAGTCTGTTTGGTCAGAACTACATTGCacgtgtgcgcgcacgcgcgcgcgcgcgcgcacacacacacacacacacacacacacgctcctaAGGCTGAGTCTCTAAGGACTAAGATTCTAACACCTTCCCCAACAACCTGTTCTTGATCATGTAattttgggaaaaacaaaaagccaaaagaTTGGTTTTCCTCAAGAGATGTGCCAAGTGGCAAATAAAACATTCAAGAGAGCGTTGACCTTTGCCTGTTCTTGAGACACACAGTCTGGATCCTGAGAGCTCATCCTTACTCTCTTATCAGTTTTCTCACTTAATAGCTTATGATGATAAGAGAGAGATCAGTCTGCTAAACTACTCTTGCCGTCCTTGGTGAGCGGCTGGTGAAAGCTGCTCCAAGTGCACAGAGCTGTGTCCGTGAAGTCTTAGATGACAGAGGGCTCCTGCAGCCTTCTCCCAGTCCTGAGAGTCTCTTCAGAGACCACAGACAAGCCCtggcattttaaaatgcaatgtTTGTGAGAACAAAAATGAGTTCTTGCACTACCTGACCTCTTGTTCTCCGCCCCCAGTCATTAACCTGGAAAATGTTAGACTTCCAGTTCATGAAAAAAACCTGGGTGCTGCACAGAGCAGAGTACATCTAAAGTGGACAGTGGAAAGGGCGCCCGGGTAGCTCCGTCATtacacgtctgccttcagctcaggtcatgatctcaggatcgtaggatcgtaggatcgagccctgcatcaggctccctgcacagcgggaagcctgcttctctctctcccactccccctgcttgtgttccctctctctctgtgtctctctttgtcaaataaataaataaaatccttaaaaaattaaaaaaaaaaaagggacagtgGAAGATGCCTGTGTTTAAAGGAATGAAGTCGGGGCGGGGAGGTGGACTGATGGGAGAAGAAAAGGATTGGTCTGTGACACCTGCTGTTCAATTAGATTCTACCTGCCTCTCAGAGCTAAGCTATATGAAAATTCTTCTCCTTTGTTCCCTGACAAAGGTGTTGTAACTGCCACTGGAGCAAACCAGGTGCGGAAGGCACCCACAGAGGAAACAGCTGGAAAGGTATTTGTTAATCTCACCCAGCCCACCTACTGCCAGATAATGTCGGGGGCTCTGCACTAGGCTGATCAAAGATTGATCGGCTGACAGCAGAAACGGCTTTGGAATTAGAGAAACaggattgatttttaaaaataaaaccagaagagGTGTGTGTTGCCCTAAGGCCCCAAGGCACACAGTCATGGATTTAACGATGTGTCGTGATGCCAAAAACAAAGGGAGGTGTGATGTTCAGCTGTAAGAACAGGTTGGTTACCTGCGTAGTGGAGTTCTGTGAACGGGCATAATTCAGCGATATTTGAAAGTCAACAGAATCAGCATCTAAATGttacctatttattttaaagtacagGTTTGCATATTCTGCAGGCCTTACTAAAGAAAAATACCATCCGAATAGCTTCAAGATACAGTAGAATGGCTTTAAACATGAGCTCAGAAACCCCAAGTAATCAGACAAGATGCCTGACAGGGGTTGAGGATCTCTGAGGCAAACCTGTTCTGACAGCATCATGTGTTAAATACCAGCAATGTGACAACATGGCCAACAGATAAAAAGCATCAGATTGGGAAGATAACGATGCAGCTTGTAGAGAGCCCAATCTTTCAGAGACGGGAAGATTCTTCTCTTCCCACTGATCTTTAAGAAATACCTTAGCAAGGCAAAGCTTGTTCCCATGGGCCAAATCATCACACTGTTATTCTCCAACCATATCTCTTACAAACCACCTAAGAGGAAATCTGCTCCAGGTCCAGTTATTGGAAGAACGTAAAGAATACCGTGTCAGAAGAGCCAATAGTCTGGTCCCTCAGGTTTGGATGACTGGATCCCGAGCCCCACCCCCTTCAGAGGTCTTGGCCAAGATGTAAGTGGGTAGGGGTGGATAAGGGGATAAGGGGTGACCTGAAGTACATAGAAATACAATCAGACTATAATAATCCTTTGTCTCTGATGgcattcttttttcttgaaaacatctttctgctttttttttttttaaccttaaatgTTGTCCTTAGTTCTTATTCGAAATGGCTTTTTCTGTGACTTAACCCCATTCCAAACTCACAAAGGGTTGTTGCTGAAGGGTTGCAGAGATTCATATGGAAAAATCTCAATTATGGAACAGGTTTCCCAGTTAATATCTTACCTAAGAAGGTATTTGAAATATATTCAGAAACTTGGTTCCCTGATCGGCTCATCTCTGAGAGGTGTGTCAGCTCCCGGTTCAGCATTCTT is from Meles meles chromosome 1, mMelMel3.1 paternal haplotype, whole genome shotgun sequence and encodes:
- the PDE4B gene encoding cAMP-specific 3',5'-cyclic phosphodiesterase 4B isoform X3, with the protein product MVPRLLPQRKFLEESYQKLAMETLEELDWCLDQLETIQTYRSVSEMASNKFKRMLNRELTHLSEMSRSGNQVSEYISNTFLDKQNDVEIPSPTQKDREKKKKQQLMTQISGVKKLMHSSSLNNTSISRFGVNTENEDHLAKELEDLNKWGLNIFNVAGYSHNRPLTCIMYAIFQERDLLKTFKISSDTFVTYMMTLEDHYHSDVAYHNSLHAADVAQSTHVLLSTPALDAVFTDLEILAAIFAAAIHDVDHPGVSNQFLINTNSELALMYNDESVLENHHLAVGFKLLQEEHCDIFQNLTKKQRQTLRKMVIDMVLATDMSKHMSLLADLKTMVETKKVTSSGVLLLDNYTDRIQVLRNMVHCADLSNPTKSLELYRQWTDRIMEEFFQQGDKERERGMEISPMCDKHTASVEKSQVGFIDYIVHPLWETWADLVQPDAQDILDTLEDNRNWYQSMIPQSPSPPLDEQNRDCQGLMEKFQFELTLEEEDSEGPDKEGEGHNYFSSTTTLCVIDPDHRDLLGETDGDTGAEDKSPIDT
- the PDE4B gene encoding cAMP-specific 3',5'-cyclic phosphodiesterase 4B isoform X4, giving the protein MPEANYLLSVSWGYIKFKRMLNRELTHLSEMSRSGNQVSEYISNTFLDKQNDVEIPSPTQKDREKKKKQQLMTQISGVKKLMHSSSLNNTSISRFGVNTENEDHLAKELEDLNKWGLNIFNVAGYSHNRPLTCIMYAIFQERDLLKTFKISSDTFVTYMMTLEDHYHSDVAYHNSLHAADVAQSTHVLLSTPALDAVFTDLEILAAIFAAAIHDVDHPGVSNQFLINTNSELALMYNDESVLENHHLAVGFKLLQEEHCDIFQNLTKKQRQTLRKMVIDMVLATDMSKHMSLLADLKTMVETKKVTSSGVLLLDNYTDRIQVLRNMVHCADLSNPTKSLELYRQWTDRIMEEFFQQGDKERERGMEISPMCDKHTASVEKSQVGFIDYIVHPLWETWADLVQPDAQDILDTLEDNRNWYQSMIPQSPSPPLDEQNRDCQGLMEKFQFELTLEEEDSEGPDKEGEGHNYFSSTTTLCVIDPDHRDLLGETDGDTGAEDKSPIDT